The Longibacter salinarum genome includes the window ACATCTCCCCTGCAATCGCCGATGCCAACGCCTACATCCTCGTTTGAGACCGGGCGGAAGCGGATCGCGGTGCCGCCGCTCGGCGCGAGACGGAGCGTGAGCGTGGTTGCGTCATCCACGAGCACCTTCGTGTGATCAAACGCGAGCGGGTTGGTTTTCCAGTGGGCATCTTCGGCGTCCCGGTACACCTCGGCGACGTAGGGTACGCCCGACTCGAGAAAGGTCAGCGGCGCCTTCAACGTGCGCTCCTCCTCGTCGGTGGTGCTACCGAGGTACCAGTCGTCGCCATTCCACGCCCTCCGCACCACGGTCAGGTAATCCCCGATCACAGCGTGTAGAACGCGCGTCTCCGCCCAGTTCGTCGGGACATCGACGATGAACTGAAAGGCCTCCGGCCGCTCCTCGTAATTCCGCGGCAGATCCGCAGCCATGTGCAGCGGACTGTAGAGCGTGACGTATAGCGCGAGCTGCTTCGCTATTGTCGTCGGGACGGAGTGTTCTGGCTCATCCCCTGCATCGACAAGCTGAAAGATGCCAGGCGTGAAATCCATCGGACCCGCAAGCAGGCGCGTGAACGGTAGCGTGACCGTGTGCGCCGGACCGTTGCCATCGGCCCACGGGGCATTGAACTCTTGCCCGCGCGCCCCTTCCCGCGTGAGCATATTGGGAAAGGTCCGGCGAATGCCCGTCGGCTTGATCGGCTCGTGCGCATTGATCATGAGCTCGTGCTCGGCCGCCGTCTTCACGACGTGGCGGTAGTGGTTCACCATGTATTGTCCGTGATGCCACTCCAGCGCAATGTCGCCATCGTCCGTCATCCGCTTGATCGACCGGCCCGGCGTGACATAGCCCGTCTTTACGGCGCGAACTCCGTGCTCTTGGTAGTAATCGAACGCCTCCGGTAGCTGATCTTCGTAATTCATCACGCCCCCGGCCGTCTCGTGATGCCCGATCAAGCGTGTGCCCTTCTCGAGCGCATAGTCGGCCAGTTCATCCATCTCGAAGTCCGGATACGACGTCGTGAACTCGAACGCGTCGCCGTTCTTCGTCCAGTCGCCGTCCCAGCCCTCGTTCCAGCCTTCGACGAGAACGCCGTCGAACCCGTGCTCGGCGGCGAAGTCGATGTAGCGCTTCACGTTCTCGGTGGTCGCGCCGTGCTTCGGGCCGGAGCCCCACGTCGAGGTCCCAAGATGCATTTCCCACCACACGCCGACGTACTTCCCGGGATCGATCCAGCCGGTGTTTTCCAGACGATTCGGCTCGTTCAGGTTCAGGATCATCCGCGATGTCAGGAGCTCTCCCGCCGTGTCCGTGACCTGCACCGTCCGCCAGGGCGACGTCATCGGAGCGGAGGTTTTCACCTTCGTGCCGTCGGACCACGGGACGAGATCCGCTTCCAACATTTTGTCCCCGTTTCGGGCGAGCGTCATGCTCGAGTAATTCGTCAGCGCCGCCTCGTGGATGCTTAGAAAACGACCGTTACCGGTCTTCATCGTGAGCGGCGTGTGCAGCGTATCGGCCGCCTCGCTCAGATCCGACTCCTCGTACAGATACTCGTAGCGCCTCGGCTCATACGCCTCGATCCACCA containing:
- a CDS encoding glycoside hydrolase family 97 protein, encoding MRSFLVSFLLLTLTHLPVSAQPVSVTSPDGSLTVHLSENDGRISYRATRSGKPVIESSRLGLELHDNISLAEDLTLTDMRTASVDTTWEQVWGQERYVRNRYNELRATYETTGDATRTLVVIVRAFDDGLAFRYEIPEQPHLGSFQILNEVTEFSLREDPTAWWIEAYEPRRYEYLYEESDLSEAADTLHTPLTMKTGNGRFLSIHEAALTNYSSMTLARNGDKMLEADLVPWSDGTKVKTSAPMTSPWRTVQVTDTAGELLTSRMILNLNEPNRLENTGWIDPGKYVGVWWEMHLGTSTWGSGPKHGATTENVKRYIDFAAEHGFDGVLVEGWNEGWDGDWTKNGDAFEFTTSYPDFEMDELADYALEKGTRLIGHHETAGGVMNYEDQLPEAFDYYQEHGVRAVKTGYVTPGRSIKRMTDDGDIALEWHHGQYMVNHYRHVVKTAAEHELMINAHEPIKPTGIRRTFPNMLTREGARGQEFNAPWADGNGPAHTVTLPFTRLLAGPMDFTPGIFQLVDAGDEPEHSVPTTIAKQLALYVTLYSPLHMAADLPRNYEERPEAFQFIVDVPTNWAETRVLHAVIGDYLTVVRRAWNGDDWYLGSTTDEEERTLKAPLTFLESGVPYVAEVYRDAEDAHWKTNPLAFDHTKVLVDDATTLTLRLAPSGGTAIRFRPVSNEDVGVGIGDCRGDVVCDADFVPVSK